Sequence from the uncultured Flavobacterium sp. genome:
TATATGGTCATTAGGTGTTAGCTATGGTTATTTAACTAATATATAATTGTAAAATGAAAGCTAAAAACAAAATTTACTCTTTGCTATTATATGCATTAGCAATTTTCATATTGTTAAGTATTTATATATTCCAAAAGGGAATGCTCTTTGGTAAAGCTTTGGCGGATTAGAAAATAACGTGAGAAATACTTAACTCTAGACCTCGCGTTTTTAATTATTGGAAGTTAATTAATAAGGTATTGAATATCCAGATATAAAAAATAATAATAAAGAAAACCCATCATTTAATGAGTATATTGGAATTTTATATTTTGGAAAGAAAATATCTTTTATTAGATCGTTATACTCAAAGATTAATTACTAAATAGCTATTAATTCCTTTGTTGACTTATTTCTGCTAAAATTTTAATTCATGGAAACAAATAAAGATTTAATTCTTAGAAGCATTAAATATCTGTCAGATTTTTTATCAGCTTTATTAAAACAAAAGCCTTTAGAAATTGAAGATATTGATGGTTATATTAACGAATTTACTTTGCAACACTTCGGTTTGTCACTAAAATTAGTTTTAGAAAAGCAAGCTGAAGAAATTGTGGATATAATTTCAGGGAATGTTGATTATGAAAATATTAAAGATTTTGCTGATCTATTATATATAAAGGTTGCTAGTGAAAACAACTTAGATTTTAAAAAGAAAATATCAGAAAAGATTATTCAATTGTATCAAATTTATCAAAGTAAATCAAATACTTATTCTTTTGAAATTAAGTTGAAAATCAATGAGTTGAAGGGTTAGTTTTTTTGTTTTCGGCTTTTCTGTGATTTTGGGAACAGTTGAACATTCATCATGAATGTCAGCTTTTAATTCATAGGAGTTTTTGAAGTAGTTTTATGTTTTTCAATTGAAATTTAAAAGAAAAATTTTAGCGATTCACATAAATATTAATTGTTAAAAAGAAAATTTACTAAACAATAGAGAGTATGCAAAATAATTTTTTTTCACAAAAAGACTTTTTTTTAAAAATAGTATTAACATCCATTATTGGGTTGTTTATGTTATATTTTATTGGATATGTAATAGGTCAAGCGTATTATTATTTCTGTCATTAAAGTCAAAAACAGATTTTTTGAGTTGTAAAACACCAAGAAGTCTTGGATATAATTTATACAATACTAATTCGAACGTCTTTTTTAATACTTTACTTATAAAGCCTGCTGTGGAGCAATTGTTTTTATTTGGGGGTATCTATCAGGTCATATCTTAAAATAAACCTATGAATTTTAGTTTAGATCCTATAAATACGCTCGAAAATTTAGTCGCAAAAAATAAAACTAAAAGTTTTTCGATTTACGTTATTATTGTTTTTGCAATTATAATATTTTTGGTGCTATTGCCAGTTATTAAAGTAGATATCAGTAGTCAAAGTCGAGGTATTATTCGCACTATGACTGACAATGTGCCTGTTACAACGATAGTTAGCGGTCGCGTAATATGGCTGTCGCTAAAGAATAATAACATTGTACAAAAAGGTGATACACTCATAAAAATTTCAAAAGAAAACTTAGAAACGGATAAAAGAACACAAGATACTTTGTCTGGTTCTGTTTCTGCACTTTTAAATGATGTTTCGAATTTACTACAAAATAAAACTTCAACTTTATCTACATCTGCGGCACGAGAGGATTTGTCTAAATTTCAGTCAGGTAAAAATGAATTACATAGTAAAGTTTCGCAGGCCCAAATAAATTACGACCGAAATAAAATATTGTATGATAAAGATATTATAGCAAAAGCTGATTTCGAAAAATTGGAGTACGAATTACGCTTAAATAAACAAGCTTTACAGAGTTATATAAACCAACAAAAATCTACTTGGGAAAATCAAAAAAGAGATTTAGAAGAACGATTAAAAAACCTAAATGGAACTGTTGCAAAAATAAAAGTAGAATCCAGTAATTATGTTGTTCTTGCCCCTATTTCTGGAACAATAGAAAATTTTTCAGGGATTCAAATAGGTTCCTATATAAATGCGTCACAATCTATTGCTACAATTTCGGCGGTAGATCGCCTTATTGTAGAGAATACTATTTCTTCCAACGATATTGGACTTATTAAAAAGAATCAGAAAGTAAAATTTCAATTAGATGCTTTTAATTATAATCAATGGGGTTTTTTAGAAGGGAAAGTAATTGATATTGATCGAAATATAACCATACAAGGAGAGCAGGCTTTTTTTAAAGTTCGCTGTGCTTTAGATTCAACAACACTACAATTAAAATCAGGTTATCAAGCCAATATCTCTAAAGGTATGACCTTAACCACAAGATACATTATAACTCGCAGAAGCTTGTTTGATTTATTATTTGATAAAATAGACGATTGGCTAAATCCAAAACAAGTATCATCAAAAAAATAATTAAAAATGGCTTCAATAAAAATAAAGCAACATGATATTAAAGATTGTGGTGCTGCTTGTTTGGCATCTATTGGAAACCATTTCAAGATTAATCTTCCTATAGCTAGAATTCGTCAGTATGCTAATACAGACAAAAGAGGAACAAATGTATTGGGAATTATTGAAGGTGCCGAAAAAATGGGATTTACCGCCAAAGGGGTAAAAGGTAGTTTAGATTCTCTGGATAAAATTCCACTTCCAGCTATTGCACACATCATTACAAAAGAGCAATTTCATCATTATGTTGTAATTTATAAAGTTGAAAAATCTAAAATCACCATTATGGACCCTGGTTTTGGTAAGATGGAAATTTATACTTTTGAAGATTTTCAAAAAATATGGTCAGGTGTTTTTATTCTTTTTGCACCTAATGATTCTTTTAAAGCCTCAAATGACATAACCTCTCCGGTAATGCGGTTTTGGAATTTAATTCAACCACACAAAATTATTTTAATTCAGGCTTTGGTTGGTGCCGTAGTATTTACTCTACTAGGATTGACGATGTCTATTTATATTCAAAAAATTACAGATTATGTTTTGGTAGGCGGTAATAGAAATTTACTCAATTTATTAAGTATTTCTATGATTGTAATTATCTTGCTTCAAGCTTACATTGGTTCGAAGAAAAGTATTTTTGTAATGAAAACGGGACAGTTAATCGATGCAAAATTAATTCTCGGTTACTATAAACATTTACTTCATTTACCGCAACGTTTTTTTGATACGATGCAAATAGGCGAGATTACATCCAGAATAAATGATGCTGTAAAAATTCGTTCTTTTATAAATGAAGTAGCGATCGAAATGATTGTAAATGTTTTTATTGTGATTTTCTCATTCGCTTTAATGTTTACTTATTATTGGAAATTAGCATTGGTTATTTTACTAGTGATTCCGTTTTATACTGCAATTTATTTTCTTTTGAATAAATTCAATAAGAAAGTCGAAAGAAAAATTATGGAGAATGCCGCTGAATTACAAACCCAATTAGTTGAAAGTATTACTCATGTCAGGACCGTAAAAGAATTTGGAATAGAAGAGTTTTCTAACATAAAAACGGAAAATAAATTTGTAAAATTATTGTTCACAACTTACAAATCAGGTTTAAATGTAGTGTTTGCGAATACTTCTACGCAGTTTTTAGCATCTGCATTTACAGTGGTTCTCATGTGGGTTGGATCTGGATATGTAATTGAAAGGTTTATTACTCCGGGAGAATTGTTTTCTTTTTATGCTTTAATAGGTTATTTTACTTCACCTGTCGCTTCTTTAATAAGTATGAATAAAACAGCGCAAAATGCATTAATTGCGGCAGACAGACTTTTTGAAATAATGGATTTGGAAAGAGAAGAGACAGAAAATAAAGTTGAATTAAATAAAGAGAATCTAGGAGACATAAAATTTGAAAATGTTTCTTTCCGTTATGGATCACGAATAGAAGTTTTTAAAAATTTCAATGCTATATTCAAAAAAAATGAGACAACAGCAATTGTAGGAGAAAGTGGTAGCGGAAAGACAACTTTGATTTCACTTCTTCAAAATTTATACCCAATAAAAGAAGGAAAAATTTATATTGGAGAATATGATATGCAATTTATCCATTACCAAAGTTTGAGAAAAATTGTTGGGGTAATTCCCCAACAGCTTAATTTGTTTTCAGGAAATATTATTGAAAATATTGCATTAGGAGATTCATTTCCAAATATTCAGGAGGTTTTAAATTTGTCAAAACAACTTGGAATAACAGATTTTGTCGAAAAGCTACCCAATGGTTTTGAAACCCAAATTGGAGAAAATGGTGCAATGCTTTCCGGAGGACAAAAACAGCGAATTGCAATAGCGAGAGCATTATACAAAAATCCAGAAATTTTATTAATGGATGAAGCGACAGCATCATTAGACACTAATTCTGAAAAAGTTGTAAAAGATGTTATTGACGACTTTAAATTGCAAGGCAAAACTATAATTGTTATTGCTCATCGTTTAAGTACAATCGCAAATGCAGATATAATACTAGTAATGAAGAACGGTGCTATTGTTGAATCTGGGAGTCATAATATCTTATTGGAAAAAAAAGGAGAATATTATAATCTGTGGAGTAAACAGAATTTATTTTAAATGTTTGTTAATTAATAAACATTTAGAATTCTACTTTTCCGAAGAAGCTTTAACTTTACTTTTTTAAAGACTATCATACCTTATAGGTAGTACAAAACCATTAAAAGTTACAATTATGGCGTCACTATTATTTTCTCCACTTAAGATAAAAGAAATTACATTAAAAAACAGAATCGTTATTTCGCCAATGTGTCAATATTCCGCAATCGACGGATTTGCAAACGATTGGCATTTGGTTCATCTTGGCAGTCGTGCCAGCGGTGGAGTTGGTTTAATCATTCAGGAAGCAACCGCAGTTTCTCCCGAAGCAAGAATTTCACCTTCAGATCTTGGAATTTGGAAAGATGAGCATATCGAGAAACTAAAAACAATCAACGAATTTATCGTTTCACAAAATGCCATTCCGGGAATTCAGTTGGCACATGCCGGCCGAAAAGCAAGTGTTTCTGCTCCTTGGGAAGGCAATAAAAAATTAGATTTCGCTCAAGGCGGATGGCAGACAGTTTCGGCAAGCGCGATTCCGTATCACGATGACGAACCGTTTCTTCCGGAAGCTTTAGACAAAAATGGAATCCAAAAAATAATTTCAGATTTCAAATCATCAACAAGACGAGTTGTTGAAGCTGGTTATAAAGTGTTGGAAATTCATGCGGCACATGGTTATTTATTGCACCAGTTTTTATCTCCACTAACCAATATCAGAACTGATGAATACGGCGGAAGTTTCGAAAATAGAATTCGTTTTACCTTAGAAATTCTGGAAGCAGTTCAAACCGAATGGCCTTCAGATTTGCCTTTATTCGTTAGAATTTCAGCAACAGATTGGGCAGAAGGTGGATGGAATCCGGAAGAATCTGTACAACTTTCGAAAATATTAAAAGAAAAAGGAATAGACCTGATCGATGTTTCGTCAGGCGGATTAGTTTCTTATCAAAAAATTCCTGTTGGACCAGGTTATCAGGTTAATTTTGCAGCTAAAATCAAAAAAGAAGCACAAATAATAACCGGAGCAGTTGGTTTAATTACTGAAGCCAAACAAGCCGAAGAAATTTTAAAAAACAATCAGGCCGATTTGGTTTTGTTCGCCAGAGAATCGCTAAGAAATCCAAACTTACCTTTAGATTTTGCCAAAGAATTAAACGACGATATTCAATGGCCAAAACAATACGAAAGAGCTAAAATTTAAATTCTATTAACCCACGACCCGAGCGATAGCGAACAGGCGAAGCAATTCACGAATTACAAAGCTTTCTTTTAAAATTAATTCGTGAATTCGTGGCGAAAAAAAATCTATACCAAAATGCAAAAAATAAAAACAGCACTATTATCATACGGAATGTCGGGGAAAGTTTTTCACGCTCCATTTTTAAATATTCATCCGGGATTTGAATTATTAGGTTCTTGGGAAAGAAGCAAAAAACTAATTCAGGAAGATTATCCAAGCGTAAAAAGTTATCCTTCAATCGATGATTTATTAGCAGACGATGTCGATTTGGTAATTGTAAATACGCCAGTTGGAACACATTTCGAATATGCTAAAAAAGTATTATTAGCAGGAAAACATGCCGTTGTAGAAAAAGCATTCACTACAACTGTTGCCGAAGCCGAAGAATTAGCAACAATCGCAAAAGAAAAAGGTTTGAAATTAGCCGTTTTTCAAAACAGAAGATGGGATAGTGATTTCAAAACCGTCCAAAAAATAATTAAAGAAGGAGTTTTAGGAGATTTGGTCGAAGCCGAATTTCATTTCGACAGGTATAATCCTTTATTGAGTGCAAAAGCACACAAAGAAACCGCAAATGACGGAGCAGGAATCCTGAAAGATTTAGGACCGCATTTAATCGATCAGGCAGTTTGTTTATTTGGTTCACCAAAATCGGTTTTTGGAGATATTCGTTATACAAGAGACAATTCTTTAGTAGACGATTGGATTGATTTATTGCTGATTTACGAAAATTTCAGTGTGCGACTAAAAGCAAGTTTCTTCGTTAGAGAAGCAAATCCGGCATACACAATTCACGGAAAAAAAGGTTCTTTCTTAAAACCTCGTGGCGATGTTCAGGAAGATGAATTGAAACTCGGCAAAAAGCCAAACTTAGAATCTTGGGGAACAGAATCTGAAACTTTACAAGGACTTTTGCACACAGAAATAGACGGAAAAGAAATCAGAGAGAAAATCCCAACACTTCAGGGAAATTACTTTTCGTTTTTTGATGGCGTTTATGATTCGATTGCAAACAACAAAGTCGAACCAGTTACAGCACAAGACGGAGTAAAAGTCATGCAAATTATCGAAGCTGCAATCGCAAGTAATGCGCAGCAAAAAGTGATTAATTTGTAAATAAAATTGCCCGCGGATTTGACGGATAAAACGGATCAACGCAGATTTTTTTTAAAATTACATTGTAGAGACGCACAGCAGTGCGTCTTTTTTTATGGTATAGATAGAAAACCTTAGTCCCTTAGCATCTCAGAATCTTAGTCTCTTAAAAACAACCTTTGTCCCTTTGCAACTCTGAACCTTTGCCCCTTTTAAAGAAATTTATAAACATACAACGTTATAAATTCACGAACTAGTCGGGTTTTATAGTCTGTAAAATTGCTTTTTAGTACTTTTATGGTATTAAATCTAAAATGCATTCACTTTGATCAATTTCAATCCATTATCATTATTCCAAACCAAGGGAAAAATCAAGAAAGTCTATAGAGAGGCAAAAGCTTCCTATTTAAACCGAATTCGTTTTGCTGTTGGAATGTTTTATTTCGGAATGGGTTTGAGTTTTGCAACTTGGGCGAGTAGAATTCCGGATATTAAAACCGCCTTGCATTTGACCGAAGGAGATTTGGGTTCAATACTTTTTGCGCTTCCAATGGGGCAATTGGTAATTATGCCTTTTTCGGGAAAAATGGTAACCAAATTCGGGAGTCACCGTATTTTAGTTTTCTCCTTAATAATGTATGTTTTGTGTCTGGCTAATTTAGGTTTGGCAACTTCAGCCTTACAATTATCGCTGGGATTATTTCTGTTTGGATTATTTGGAAATCTAGCCAATATCGCCGTAAACACACAAGGCGTTTATACAGAAGTTCTTTTTAGAAAAACCATTATGTCATCGTTTCACGGAATGTGGAGTTTTGCCGGATTTACAGGAGCTTTAGTTGGTTTAGGAATGTTAGCTTTAAACCTCACACCATTTCATCACTTTCTAATTGTTGGAGGAATTGTGTTGCTAATGGTTGCATTGAATTTTAAATTTTTAGTCAAAGCCAAAGAAAAAATTAAACATAAAACTTCTGAAAAGAAAAAGCTTTTTGTAAAACCTGATAGTGCCTTAATCTGGCTTGGCGTAATTGGTTTTTGCAGCATGGCAAGCGAAGGCGTAATGTTTGACTGGAGCGGAGTTTACTTTAAAGATGTCGTGAAAGCGCCCGGACCATTAGTAATTTTAGGATATACTTCATTCATGATTATGATGGCAAGCGGAAGATTTTTAGGAGATGGATTAATCAATAAATTTGGTCGTGAACGTGTGATGCAAATTAGCGGAATCATGATTTCGGCGGGACTTTTTACAGCAGTTTTTCTACCTTATATTATTCCTTGTACAATTGCTTTTATGGCAGTTGGTTTAGGAGTTGCGACAATTGTACCAACTGTTTATAGCATGGCAGGAAAAAATCCAACAGTTCCGCCAGGCGAAGCTTTAACCATAGTTTCAAGCGTAAGTTTTTTGGGATTTTTAATGGGGCCACCAGTTATTGGTCACATTGCAGAAACTTTTGGGCTTAAATTTTCTTTTGCTTTTATAGGAGTTTTTGGTGTTTTGATTGCCTTTTTGGTATCTAAAATAAGAACTACATAGTTTTTTAAGTTACTATTTGTCATTTCGACGAAGGAGAAATCACACTAGAAACTCTATGCCTAAAGTCGCCAATCTTTGTCGAGTTACGCGTGTGATTTCTGCTTTGTCGAAATGACATAAAATGAGAAAAAAGCTCCACTATCATTTTTATTTTAAAATTTAATTAAAAATAAAGCAATTTCTTGTTAATTTTTAAACTACATTTGGCTTCAAATCAATATTTGTTTTGTTGATTTTGAATTTCGCATAACTCTTTTCCAGAAACCAATTCTATCTTTTGATGTAAAGATTAAAATGTTTTAAACCAAAGCAATTTTAATCTAAAAACTATTTATCAAAAATAAGTTGGG
This genomic interval carries:
- a CDS encoding peptidase domain-containing ABC transporter; this encodes MASIKIKQHDIKDCGAACLASIGNHFKINLPIARIRQYANTDKRGTNVLGIIEGAEKMGFTAKGVKGSLDSLDKIPLPAIAHIITKEQFHHYVVIYKVEKSKITIMDPGFGKMEIYTFEDFQKIWSGVFILFAPNDSFKASNDITSPVMRFWNLIQPHKIILIQALVGAVVFTLLGLTMSIYIQKITDYVLVGGNRNLLNLLSISMIVIILLQAYIGSKKSIFVMKTGQLIDAKLILGYYKHLLHLPQRFFDTMQIGEITSRINDAVKIRSFINEVAIEMIVNVFIVIFSFALMFTYYWKLALVILLVIPFYTAIYFLLNKFNKKVERKIMENAAELQTQLVESITHVRTVKEFGIEEFSNIKTENKFVKLLFTTYKSGLNVVFANTSTQFLASAFTVVLMWVGSGYVIERFITPGELFSFYALIGYFTSPVASLISMNKTAQNALIAADRLFEIMDLEREETENKVELNKENLGDIKFENVSFRYGSRIEVFKNFNAIFKKNETTAIVGESGSGKTTLISLLQNLYPIKEGKIYIGEYDMQFIHYQSLRKIVGVIPQQLNLFSGNIIENIALGDSFPNIQEVLNLSKQLGITDFVEKLPNGFETQIGENGAMLSGGQKQRIAIARALYKNPEILLMDEATASLDTNSEKVVKDVIDDFKLQGKTIIVIAHRLSTIANADIILVMKNGAIVESGSHNILLEKKGEYYNLWSKQNLF
- a CDS encoding HlyD family efflux transporter periplasmic adaptor subunit — encoded protein: MNFSLDPINTLENLVAKNKTKSFSIYVIIVFAIIIFLVLLPVIKVDISSQSRGIIRTMTDNVPVTTIVSGRVIWLSLKNNNIVQKGDTLIKISKENLETDKRTQDTLSGSVSALLNDVSNLLQNKTSTLSTSAAREDLSKFQSGKNELHSKVSQAQINYDRNKILYDKDIIAKADFEKLEYELRLNKQALQSYINQQKSTWENQKRDLEERLKNLNGTVAKIKVESSNYVVLAPISGTIENFSGIQIGSYINASQSIATISAVDRLIVENTISSNDIGLIKKNQKVKFQLDAFNYNQWGFLEGKVIDIDRNITIQGEQAFFKVRCALDSTTLQLKSGYQANISKGMTLTTRYIITRRSLFDLLFDKIDDWLNPKQVSSKK
- a CDS encoding Gfo/Idh/MocA family oxidoreductase, with translation MQKIKTALLSYGMSGKVFHAPFLNIHPGFELLGSWERSKKLIQEDYPSVKSYPSIDDLLADDVDLVIVNTPVGTHFEYAKKVLLAGKHAVVEKAFTTTVAEAEELATIAKEKGLKLAVFQNRRWDSDFKTVQKIIKEGVLGDLVEAEFHFDRYNPLLSAKAHKETANDGAGILKDLGPHLIDQAVCLFGSPKSVFGDIRYTRDNSLVDDWIDLLLIYENFSVRLKASFFVREANPAYTIHGKKGSFLKPRGDVQEDELKLGKKPNLESWGTESETLQGLLHTEIDGKEIREKIPTLQGNYFSFFDGVYDSIANNKVEPVTAQDGVKVMQIIEAAIASNAQQKVINL
- a CDS encoding NADH:flavin oxidoreductase/NADH oxidase, giving the protein MASLLFSPLKIKEITLKNRIVISPMCQYSAIDGFANDWHLVHLGSRASGGVGLIIQEATAVSPEARISPSDLGIWKDEHIEKLKTINEFIVSQNAIPGIQLAHAGRKASVSAPWEGNKKLDFAQGGWQTVSASAIPYHDDEPFLPEALDKNGIQKIISDFKSSTRRVVEAGYKVLEIHAAHGYLLHQFLSPLTNIRTDEYGGSFENRIRFTLEILEAVQTEWPSDLPLFVRISATDWAEGGWNPEESVQLSKILKEKGIDLIDVSSGGLVSYQKIPVGPGYQVNFAAKIKKEAQIITGAVGLITEAKQAEEILKNNQADLVLFARESLRNPNLPLDFAKELNDDIQWPKQYERAKI
- a CDS encoding MFS transporter, which translates into the protein MINFNPLSLFQTKGKIKKVYREAKASYLNRIRFAVGMFYFGMGLSFATWASRIPDIKTALHLTEGDLGSILFALPMGQLVIMPFSGKMVTKFGSHRILVFSLIMYVLCLANLGLATSALQLSLGLFLFGLFGNLANIAVNTQGVYTEVLFRKTIMSSFHGMWSFAGFTGALVGLGMLALNLTPFHHFLIVGGIVLLMVALNFKFLVKAKEKIKHKTSEKKKLFVKPDSALIWLGVIGFCSMASEGVMFDWSGVYFKDVVKAPGPLVILGYTSFMIMMASGRFLGDGLINKFGRERVMQISGIMISAGLFTAVFLPYIIPCTIAFMAVGLGVATIVPTVYSMAGKNPTVPPGEALTIVSSVSFLGFLMGPPVIGHIAETFGLKFSFAFIGVFGVLIAFLVSKIRTT